In Ruminiclostridium papyrosolvens DSM 2782, the following proteins share a genomic window:
- a CDS encoding J domain-containing protein, producing MKNPYEVLGISDGASEEEIKKAYREQVKKYHPDQYQDNPLSKLAEDKLREVNEAYEYLTGKGQTAKTSNGWSGRSAASGASGFGGAAGGNAGGENFRQVRMYINSGNIAAAEALLESIQNRNAEWFYLRGLVFMKKGWYNEAIMNIKQAVNMDPSNYEYRDALNRINVNNNMYRGNAANRGYGAGPSFCDMCTCLWCSDSLCECCGGDLISCC from the coding sequence GTGAAAAATCCATATGAAGTACTAGGAATAAGTGATGGAGCATCAGAAGAAGAAATAAAGAAAGCTTACAGAGAACAGGTAAAGAAATATCATCCGGATCAATACCAGGATAATCCTCTTTCCAAACTTGCAGAAGATAAACTCAGAGAAGTAAATGAAGCTTACGAGTATCTCACCGGAAAAGGGCAGACTGCAAAAACCAGCAATGGCTGGAGCGGAAGAAGCGCAGCATCAGGGGCTTCCGGTTTTGGTGGTGCAGCGGGAGGAAATGCAGGAGGAGAAAACTTCCGACAGGTAAGAATGTATATAAATTCTGGAAACATTGCCGCTGCGGAAGCACTACTTGAAAGTATTCAGAACAGAAACGCCGAATGGTTCTATCTTCGTGGGCTGGTCTTTATGAAAAAGGGCTGGTACAATGAAGCTATAATGAATATCAAGCAAGCTGTAAATATGGACCCTTCCAACTACGAATACAGGGACGCCCTTAACAGAATAAATGTAAATAACAACATGTACAGGGGCAATGCTGCTAACCGTGGGTATGGTGCAGGGCCAAGCTTCTGTGATATGTGTACATGTCTGTGGTGTTCGGATTCATTATGTGAGTGCTGCGGAGGAGATTTAATATCTTGCTGCTAA